One window of Chlamydiales bacterium STE3 genomic DNA carries:
- a CDS encoding Signal recognition particle protein (Product derived from UniProtKB/Swiss-Prot:P37105;Gene name derived from UniProtKB/Swiss-Prot:P37105): MLNFLTDKMQGLVSKLAGKKKLTEENISEAMSDVRMALLEADVNYGVVKALIKRVKEKAVGDALLKSVTPGQQFIKIVHDELVALMGQQEAEIDSSKKPSVIMLCGLQGSGKTTASAKLAKFLKKKHASKKVLIAACDLQRPAAVEQLSVLAKQIDVPVFSLQDEKDPVNVAKLALDKAHSESFDMLIIDTAGRLHIDEELMKQLEQIKKITMPQEVLFVANAALGQDAVNTAAEFNKRIEITGSILTMLDGNTRGGAAISIREVTGKPLKFEGVGEKLDDLQAFNPTSMADRILGMGDTINLVKRAQEHIDEDEAKRLEKKIRDATFTYEDYLNQIQTFKKMGPLKSLIGMLPGASQLKNLDFDEKEFYKVEAIIQSMTLEEREERCELAPSRRNRIAKGSGVKIDDVNKLVKSFKQAKQFFKNMPNMKQMQKMMGGSLWR; this comes from the coding sequence ATGCTAAATTTTTTAACAGATAAGATGCAAGGCCTTGTGTCGAAATTGGCCGGCAAAAAAAAACTAACAGAAGAAAATATTTCTGAGGCAATGAGCGATGTCAGAATGGCACTGCTTGAGGCCGACGTGAATTATGGCGTTGTTAAAGCTCTTATTAAAAGGGTTAAAGAAAAAGCTGTAGGCGATGCGCTTTTAAAGTCTGTGACTCCGGGTCAGCAATTTATTAAAATCGTGCACGATGAACTAGTAGCATTGATGGGGCAGCAAGAGGCTGAAATAGATTCGAGCAAAAAGCCCTCTGTCATTATGTTATGCGGTCTACAGGGTTCTGGTAAAACAACAGCCAGCGCTAAGCTTGCGAAGTTTTTGAAGAAAAAACATGCATCAAAAAAAGTGCTAATCGCGGCGTGTGATTTGCAACGACCTGCAGCGGTTGAGCAGCTAAGCGTTCTAGCAAAACAGATAGATGTTCCTGTTTTTTCATTGCAGGATGAAAAAGATCCTGTAAACGTTGCGAAGTTAGCGTTAGATAAAGCGCACTCCGAATCCTTTGATATGCTTATTATCGATACAGCTGGACGATTGCATATTGATGAAGAGCTAATGAAGCAGTTGGAACAGATAAAAAAAATCACAATGCCTCAAGAGGTGTTGTTTGTGGCAAATGCTGCACTTGGGCAAGATGCCGTCAATACTGCAGCAGAGTTTAATAAACGGATTGAAATTACTGGTTCCATCCTAACCATGTTAGATGGTAATACACGCGGAGGCGCTGCGATATCCATTCGAGAAGTAACCGGAAAGCCTCTTAAGTTTGAAGGGGTGGGGGAAAAGCTTGACGATCTTCAGGCCTTTAATCCTACCTCTATGGCTGACCGTATACTCGGCATGGGCGATACAATCAATCTTGTGAAAAGAGCACAAGAGCATATCGACGAGGACGAAGCAAAAAGGCTAGAAAAAAAAATTAGAGATGCCACATTTACATATGAAGATTATTTGAATCAAATTCAAACCTTCAAAAAAATGGGCCCACTGAAAAGTTTGATTGGAATGCTGCCTGGAGCAAGCCAGTTGAAAAATTTAGATTTTGATGAGAAAGAATTTTACAAAGTAGAAGCTATCATTCAGTCCATGACACTTGAAGAGCGTGAAGAGAGGTGTGAACTAGCCCCCTCAAGACGCAATCGTATTGCTAAAGGAAGTGGAGTCAAGATAGATGATGTTAATAAACTTGTAAAATCTTTTAAACAGGCAAAACAGTTTTTTAAAAATATGCCAAATATGAAACAAATGCAAAAGATGATGGGAGGATCCCTATGGCGTTAA
- a CDS encoding 30S ribosomal protein S16 (Product derived from UniProtKB/Swiss-Prot:Q6MDH0;Gene name derived from UniProtKB/Swiss-Prot:Q6MDH0): MALKIRLRQQGRNNRPFYRVVVADARSPRDGKYVEALGWYNPFESDSEKGVFLNQARIQHWMDHGAEISENVESLLHRQLPALMKINTDKQVAKRAKALAKRKNRKVAKA; the protein is encoded by the coding sequence ATGGCGTTAAAAATTAGACTGCGACAGCAAGGTCGCAATAACAGGCCGTTTTATCGGGTAGTCGTTGCAGATGCACGCTCACCACGTGATGGTAAATATGTTGAAGCTTTAGGGTGGTATAACCCGTTCGAAAGTGACAGCGAAAAAGGTGTGTTTTTGAATCAAGCTCGTATCCAACATTGGATGGATCATGGTGCTGAAATTTCAGAAAACGTAGAGTCCCTGCTGCACCGTCAGTTGCCTGCTCTTATGAAAATAAATACAGATAAGCAAGTAGCTAAACGTGCTAAAGCTTTAGCAAAGCGCAAAAACCGCAAAGTGGCAAAAGCGTAA
- a CDS encoding tRNA (guanine-N(1)-)-methyltransferase (Product derived from UniProtKB/Swiss-Prot:Q6MDG9;Gene name derived from UniProtKB/Swiss-Prot:Q6MDG9;EC number derived from UniProtKB/Swiss-Prot:Q6MDG9) → MRFDILSLFPDYFIGPFNESILKQAIKKGLLDVRLIDIRDYAENKWRKVDDRPYGGGPGMVLMADPVAKAIRASKTEKSHVIYLTPQGQPLTAKKCRELAGKEHLILLCGHYEGIDERVIQSDVDEEISIGDYVLTNGCLPAIILVDAVSRFVPAVLGSKEAAEQDSFEDGLFDCPHYTRPEIFEGRKVPDVLLNGDHKKIADWRKEMALQKTKRIRPDLLRKKC, encoded by the coding sequence ATGCGTTTTGATATCCTATCATTATTTCCTGACTACTTCATTGGCCCATTTAATGAAAGTATTCTAAAGCAGGCAATAAAGAAAGGTCTATTGGATGTCCGCCTTATAGATATTCGCGATTATGCGGAAAATAAATGGCGTAAAGTTGATGATCGCCCCTATGGTGGTGGTCCGGGGATGGTGTTGATGGCAGATCCGGTAGCGAAAGCAATCCGTGCCTCTAAAACTGAGAAAAGCCATGTAATTTACCTAACTCCGCAAGGACAACCTTTAACGGCTAAAAAATGCCGCGAGCTTGCAGGAAAAGAGCATCTTATTCTGCTTTGCGGCCATTATGAAGGGATTGATGAAAGGGTAATCCAAAGTGATGTGGATGAAGAAATTAGTATTGGAGACTATGTTCTGACAAATGGTTGCTTACCCGCAATTATTCTCGTAGATGCAGTTTCCCGATTTGTTCCTGCGGTTCTTGGAAGCAAAGAGGCTGCAGAACAAGATTCCTTCGAAGATGGTCTTTTTGATTGTCCACATTACACCAGACCTGAAATTTTTGAAGGGAGAAAAGTCCCTGATGTATTATTAAATGGTGATCATAAAAAAATTGCCGATTGGCGTAAAGAGATGGCATTACAAAAAACAAAGCGCATTCGGCCTGATCTATTAAGAAAGAAGTGTTAA
- a CDS encoding 50S ribosomal protein L19 (Product derived from UniProtKB/Swiss-Prot:Q6MDG8;Gene name derived from UniProtKB/Swiss-Prot:Q6MDG8), which translates to MSKHHTIQKLEKKQLKADLEMFHVGDTVRVHTRIIEGEKERTQIFSGTVIARKGSGLSETFSVHRVAYGEGMVKVFPLHSPRISKIEVVKEGKVRRSKLYYLKGTTGKAAKVKGRVVARKATPAATLNHTENSVAKEQAETAENQIHSEV; encoded by the coding sequence ATGAGCAAGCATCATACGATTCAAAAGTTAGAGAAAAAACAGCTAAAAGCAGATCTAGAGATGTTCCACGTAGGTGATACCGTGCGTGTGCATACGCGGATTATTGAAGGTGAGAAAGAGAGAACACAAATCTTTTCTGGCACTGTGATTGCCCGTAAGGGATCAGGTCTTTCAGAGACGTTTTCTGTTCATCGTGTTGCTTATGGCGAAGGCATGGTTAAAGTATTCCCTCTGCATAGCCCACGCATTTCAAAAATTGAAGTCGTTAAAGAAGGAAAAGTGCGTCGTAGCAAGCTTTATTACCTAAAAGGTACGACTGGTAAAGCTGCGAAAGTGAAGGGGCGTGTCGTTGCTAGAAAGGCAACGCCAGCAGCGACTTTAAATCATACAGAAAACTCAGTTGCTAAAGAACAAGCAGAGACTGCAGAAAACCAAATTCACTCTGAAGTTTAA
- a CDS encoding Ribonuclease HII (Product derived from UniProtKB/Swiss-Prot:Q6MDG7;Gene name derived from UniProtKB/Swiss-Prot:Q6MDG7;EC number derived from UniProtKB/Swiss-Prot:Q6MDG7) yields MARVTKRLRNLVKFEEEVRQQGYKMIAGIDEAGRGPLAGPVTAAACIIPEGCFFPNINDSKKLSASQREALFCQITETPSIFFGIGIINHTMIDAINIYQATIQAMLLAVKNLVVKADFLLVDGLSLPHEDIPAKKIIKGDTLSQSIMAAAILAKVTRDRLMIKYDEEWPEYGFKQHKGYSTKQHFEALKLYGPSPIHRNFKPVQALKGLQAAWNSN; encoded by the coding sequence ATGGCGCGTGTTACTAAGCGGTTACGCAATTTAGTCAAGTTTGAAGAAGAAGTACGCCAGCAAGGTTATAAAATGATTGCTGGAATCGATGAAGCAGGGCGCGGGCCCCTAGCGGGTCCTGTAACTGCGGCTGCATGCATTATCCCTGAAGGGTGCTTTTTCCCAAACATCAATGATAGCAAAAAGCTCTCGGCTTCTCAAAGAGAAGCTCTATTTTGTCAAATTACTGAAACCCCATCGATCTTCTTCGGAATTGGTATCATCAATCATACAATGATTGATGCGATCAATATTTATCAAGCAACTATCCAAGCTATGTTGCTTGCCGTCAAAAACCTTGTTGTAAAAGCGGATTTCCTACTTGTCGACGGCCTCTCCCTCCCTCATGAAGATATTCCTGCGAAAAAAATTATTAAAGGCGATACACTTTCTCAATCCATCATGGCAGCAGCTATACTTGCTAAAGTAACGCGGGATCGATTAATGATAAAGTATGATGAAGAGTGGCCAGAGTATGGGTTCAAACAACATAAGGGCTATAGCACCAAGCAGCATTTTGAGGCTCTTAAGCTGTATGGGCCTTCTCCGATCCATCGAAATTTTAAGCCAGTACAAGCTTTAAAGGGACTCCAAGCAGCTTGGAATAGTAACTGA